The stretch of DNA CATTCAATCGTGGGCGTGGCGAGGACGAGCTCATCGCCTTTAACCATTGGTTTGGCGAGAGTACGCGCACCAACAGGTGGGGCAGCGAGGTCACACTCTCTTTGCTCGGTCCGCCGCGCGTCAATGACACCACCTTTGCCATCGTCGTCCGGGTCGATTCGGCGGGCAATCGCCCAATTCCGCCACAGGGGATGGTGCTGTCAGGGCATGACGCCGCGGGCGACTGGCTGCGCCAGCAGTGCACGGTCGGTGACACGGTGCGCCTGTGGGTCGGGCTGGAGTCCGTGCGCGGGGCAGTGAGCTGGGTCATTGGCGGGGGGCCACGCCTTGTCCGCGATGGCGAAATAGCTGCCGCGGAGATAGCTTCCTGGGGCAATGGCGGCTTTGTTACCGCGCGCCATCCGCGGACCGCAATCGGCTTTTCGGCGGACAGCTCACTCGTCTTCTTGGTCACCGTGGACGGGCGCCAGCCGGGCTACAGCGAGGGGATGACCCTCCTGGAGTTAGCTACTTTCCTGGTTGATCTGG from Calditrichota bacterium encodes:
- a CDS encoding phosphodiester glycosidase family protein: FNRGRGEDELIAFNHWFGESTRTNRWGSEVTLSLLGPPRVNDTTFAIVVRVDSAGNRPIPPQGMVLSGHDAAGDWLRQQCTVGDTVRLWVGLESVRGAVSWVIGGGPRLVRDGEIAAAEIASWGNGGFVTARHPRTAIGFSADSSLVFLVTVDGRQPGYSEGMTLLELATFLVDLGAQQALNLDGGGSTTMVINGKVVNRPAEDGQERPIVNAIVVRRRASEGQ